Proteins from a single region of Trichomycterus rosablanca isolate fTriRos1 chromosome 16, fTriRos1.hap1, whole genome shotgun sequence:
- the LOC134330846 gene encoding uncharacterized protein LOC134330846: protein MNPHLCLVLTQIYSLHQSQSHRHQALELKLHQGNAAYKENGTLLIPDPKLKSNILDGLVQEIVTFKVYVTDKEFNTVGEALISKHPCLTEKGSLTGFAGWKASLKNKLAIYRTHLRKLGCPEVTINSLKHKPEGKSSAAFGIKKPRRSEVNYCPSYPAGESVKSLESVRVELLSDVKKKNNREVLRMKMEKTFAYRRHEVVRDTPMIQDFQARWPALFDVSEINAEFKRITTMPLQSRFLSQLDVHSEKLMVLFKKRGGQIGKHLESIIAPMAQNDDVDLGRECIIKAICVYLNEDPENLLREYVAADEALIQGSIEETTLGIYVLKKRDASDKPDDIGIVLEGQVVLQELDNVALASAMLFGLMYSLNLNYPPELKYIFEVLQKVVMELEGNTLSKKVQVLKNRLYQ, encoded by the exons ATGAATCCTCATCTCTGTCTAGTGTTGACACAGATATACTCTCTTCACCAGAGTCAGAGTCATCGTCATCAAGCTCTCG AGTTGAAACTTCATCAGGGCAATGCAGCTTACAAGGAAAATGGTACATTGCTTATTCCAGATCCAAAACTGAAGTCAAACATTCTTGACGGCCTGGTGCAAGAAATAGTTACGTTTAAAGTTTATGTCACTGATAAAGAGTTTAACACTGTTGGAGAGGCCCTCATCTCAAAGCATCCTTGCCTGACTGAGAAAGGCTCCCTCACTGGATTTGCTGGATGGAAAGCTAGCTTGAAGAATAAACTGGCAATCTACCGCACTCACTTGAGAAAGCTTGGGTGTCCAGAGGTGACAATAAACTCTCTTAAGCACAAACCAGAGGGCAAATCAAGTGCTGCTTTTGGCATAAAAAAACCTAGGAGGTCTGAAGTGAACTACTGTCCCTCCTATCCTGCTGGAGAATCTGTTAAGAGCCTTGAGAGTGTGAGAGTTGAGCTTCTTTCAGATGTTAAGAAGAAGAACAACAGGGAAGTACTGAGAATGAAAATGGAAAAGACATTTGCATACAGGAGACATGAAGTGGTTCGTGATACACCAATGATACAAGACTTTCAGGCAAGATGGCCAGCACTCTTTGACGTAAGCGAG ATAAATGCTGAATTTAAGCGGATTACCACCATGCCCCTTCAGTCCAGATTTCTCTCTCAGTTAGATGTGCACTCTGAGAAACTGAtggttctgtttaaaaaaagaggAGGACAAATAGGCAAACACCTAGAGAGCATCATAGCACCCATGGCTCAA AATGATGATGTTGATTTAGGACGAGAATGTATCATCAAGGCAATTTGTGTGTACCTCAACGAGGATCCAGAAAACCTCTTGAGAGAGTATGTG GCAGCAGATGAAGCCCTCATCCAGGGATCCATTGAGGAGACCACACTGGGaatatatgttttaaaaaaaagagatgCCAGTGATAAACCAGACGACATTGGGATTGTCCTTGAGGGTCAAGTGGTCTTGCAGGAGTTGGATAACGTTGCATTAGCTTCTGCAATGTTGTTTGGCCTAATGTATTCTCTAAACCTAAACTACCCTCCTGAACTCAAGTACATCTTCGAAGTGCTTCAGAAGGTTGTCATGGAGCTGGAAGGCAACACACTCTCTAAGAAAGTCCAAGTCcttaaaaacagactttatcaGTAA